A region of Spiribacter roseus DNA encodes the following proteins:
- the serB gene encoding phosphoserine phosphatase SerB, whose protein sequence is MNDIESDSEIILINISGSDRPGVTAALMGILADYPVRVLDISQAMVHENLALAILIKLSGAADSAAVLKDLLYEAHQLELRVRFQPVPANEYQQWVRGERQSAYVLTLLGRRVTAAQIARIARVTTQHALNIEDIVRLSARSPLHDEREESRACLELSLRGEPSDADAMKAAFLSISREMDIDISFQEDNFYRRNRRLVVFDMDSTLIHEEVIDELAHEAGVGDQVAAVTEAAMRGDIDFRDSLAQRVACLEGLDEAVLARVAERLTLTEGAERLMKTLQTLGYRTAVISGGFDFFGHHLQRRLDLDTVYANRLEIVDGRLTGQVAGPIVDGERKAQLLERLAGEMGIDLAQVIAVGDGANDLPMLRSAGLGIAFHAKPLVQKSARQAISTIGLDGVLYLMGMNDAENPH, encoded by the coding sequence ACCGCGGCACTGATGGGGATACTCGCCGACTATCCGGTCCGCGTCCTGGACATCAGCCAGGCGATGGTCCACGAAAACCTCGCCCTGGCGATCCTGATCAAGCTCTCGGGGGCGGCGGACTCGGCCGCCGTACTCAAGGATCTGCTCTACGAAGCTCATCAGCTCGAGCTCCGCGTGCGCTTTCAGCCAGTGCCAGCGAACGAGTACCAGCAATGGGTGCGCGGCGAGCGCCAGTCGGCCTATGTCCTGACACTGCTGGGCCGGCGGGTGACCGCCGCGCAGATCGCCCGGATTGCGCGCGTCACCACGCAGCATGCCCTCAATATCGAGGACATCGTCCGCCTGTCGGCCCGCAGCCCCCTGCATGACGAGCGCGAGGAAAGCCGGGCCTGCCTGGAACTGAGCCTGCGCGGCGAGCCCAGTGATGCCGATGCGATGAAAGCGGCGTTCCTGTCCATCTCCCGGGAAATGGATATCGACATCTCATTCCAGGAGGACAACTTCTACCGGCGCAATCGGCGCCTGGTGGTGTTCGACATGGACTCGACGCTGATCCACGAGGAGGTCATCGATGAACTGGCCCACGAGGCCGGCGTAGGCGATCAGGTGGCCGCGGTCACCGAGGCGGCCATGCGCGGTGACATCGACTTTCGCGACAGCCTTGCCCAGCGTGTTGCCTGCCTTGAAGGCCTGGATGAAGCGGTGCTCGCCAGGGTGGCCGAGCGGCTGACCCTGACCGAGGGAGCGGAGCGGCTGATGAAGACCCTGCAGACGCTCGGTTACCGCACGGCCGTCATTTCCGGCGGGTTCGATTTTTTCGGCCACCACCTGCAGCGGCGTCTGGATCTGGACACGGTGTACGCCAACCGGCTCGAAATCGTCGACGGCCGTCTTACCGGTCAGGTGGCGGGGCCGATTGTCGACGGCGAGCGCAAGGCGCAACTGCTCGAGCGCCTGGCAGGCGAGATGGGCATCGACTTGGCACAGGTGATCGCCGTCGGTGACGGCGCCAACGATCTGCCCATGCTGCGGTCAGCCGGACTGGGGATCGCGTTTCACGCCAAGCCGCTAGTGCAGAAAAGCGCCCGTCAGGCGATTTCGACCATCGGCCTGGACGGGGTGCTTTACCTGATGGGTATGAACGACGCCGAAAACCCGCACTGA